One window of the Labilibaculum sp. genome contains the following:
- a CDS encoding helix-turn-helix domain-containing protein, producing MYSLSTTPSDISRALAERHKLLRKHLKLSQIEMAERSGVSLGSLKRFENTGKISLESLLKLAHLMNRLQDFENVFQAQEDQSGIENLFTSKV from the coding sequence ATGTATTCACTCTCAACAACACCATCAGACATTAGCAGAGCCTTGGCAGAACGCCATAAGCTTTTGCGCAAACATTTAAAACTTTCTCAGATTGAGATGGCTGAACGTTCAGGAGTGTCATTAGGAAGCCTGAAGCGTTTTGAAAACACTGGGAAAATTTCATTGGAATCACTTTTAAAATTGGCTCATCTAATGAATCGTCTTCAAGATTTTGAAAATGTGTTTCAAGCTCAGGAAGATCAATCAGGTATTGAGAATTTATTTACTTCAAAAGTTTAG
- a CDS encoding dihydroorotate dehydrogenase-like protein, with product MPNLATNYLGLDLSSPIIAASSGLTDSIEKLIELEVHGAGAIVLKSLFEEEIIMEMDEKILAMTSRPYVYPETFDYMDEDHQEDTVRKYLRLIKEAKAAVSVPIIASINCVSAQKWTYFAREIEKAGADALEINLFVLPTDMNRTGDENEQIYYDVLKTVKDQVALPIALKISPYHSNLSNLIKRLDDMNVDGIVMFNRFYSPDFDITDLSVTNGQILSGPDDYKNSLRWTGIMSERVKCSIAGTTGIHTSESIIKHLLAGADAVQLASVLYKNGPEYIDVLSKEIYAWMEEHGFESIRDFKGKMSQSKSNDPAAFERVQFMKQFRNFVM from the coding sequence ATGCCAAACTTAGCCACCAATTATCTTGGATTGGATTTAAGCAGTCCTATTATAGCTGCAAGTTCGGGTCTCACCGACTCTATTGAGAAATTAATTGAATTGGAAGTTCATGGCGCCGGAGCTATCGTTCTAAAATCCCTTTTCGAGGAAGAAATAATCATGGAAATGGATGAGAAAATACTCGCCATGACCAGTCGTCCGTATGTATATCCTGAAACTTTCGACTATATGGATGAAGATCATCAGGAAGATACAGTTCGTAAATACCTAAGACTGATAAAAGAAGCAAAAGCCGCTGTTTCGGTTCCAATTATTGCGAGCATTAACTGTGTAAGTGCTCAAAAATGGACTTATTTTGCCCGGGAAATTGAAAAAGCCGGTGCCGATGCTTTGGAAATCAACTTATTTGTTCTTCCTACGGATATGAACAGAACCGGTGATGAAAACGAGCAGATTTACTACGATGTTCTTAAAACTGTAAAAGATCAGGTTGCCTTGCCTATTGCCTTAAAAATAAGCCCGTATCATTCCAATCTGTCCAATTTAATCAAACGGCTTGATGATATGAATGTGGATGGAATTGTAATGTTCAATCGCTTTTACAGTCCTGATTTCGACATTACAGATTTAAGTGTAACCAATGGCCAAATTTTATCGGGACCAGACGATTACAAGAATTCCTTACGATGGACAGGAATCATGTCGGAACGGGTAAAATGCTCCATTGCCGGTACAACAGGAATTCACACATCCGAAAGCATTATAAAACACCTGCTTGCCGGTGCCGATGCCGTTCAATTGGCCTCTGTACTATACAAAAACGGCCCCGAATACATCGATGTTCTATCGAAAGAAATTTATGCATGGATGGAAGAACATGGATTTGAGAGCATTCGTGATTTTAAAGGCAAAATGAGTCAGTCTAAATCCAATGATCCGGCGGCTTTCGAAAGAGTACAATTCATGAAACAATTCAGAAACTTCGTGATGTAA
- a CDS encoding aldehyde dehydrogenase family protein, whose translation MKDFGVQETLKRLGIDPINEGVSTGTNWFDCHGTVTESVSPIDGSVIAKVKNADAADYEKVLETAQEAFKVWRKMPAPKRGEIVRQIGNALREAKDDLGKLVSLEMGKIYQEGLGEVQEMIDICDFAVGQSRMLYGFTMHSERPDHKMMDQYHPLGIVGVISAFNFPVAVWAWNAMLAAVCGDVIIWKPSSKVPLCALACHNIIQKVLKDNNVPEGVFNLIVAKSSVMGDNFIEDKRVPLISVTGSTAIGKRVAEKVGARLGRTIAELGGNNAIIMAPSADLDMAIPGIVFGSVGTAGQRCTSTRRLIIHESIYEDVKTRLLHAYKQVEGKIGNPLDEKTLVGPVIDNSAVEVYKHAIAEVKKAGGKIVYGDKVLDGNFVVPTFCEVENHWQIVQDESFVPVLYIMKYKTLDEAIHLHNDVPQGLSSSIFTMNMREAQTFISAIGSDCGIANVNIGTSGAEIGGAFGGEKETGGGRESGSDSWKTYMRRQTNTINYGVDLPLAQGIKFDF comes from the coding sequence ATGAAAGATTTTGGAGTTCAGGAAACACTAAAACGCCTTGGCATTGATCCAATTAACGAAGGAGTTTCAACCGGTACGAATTGGTTCGATTGCCATGGTACAGTAACCGAATCGGTCTCTCCCATTGATGGTTCTGTAATTGCAAAAGTAAAGAATGCCGATGCTGCTGATTACGAAAAGGTGCTGGAGACTGCTCAGGAAGCATTTAAAGTGTGGCGAAAGATGCCGGCTCCAAAACGAGGAGAAATTGTCCGGCAAATTGGCAATGCGCTTCGCGAAGCCAAAGATGATTTGGGAAAATTAGTCAGCCTCGAAATGGGGAAAATTTATCAGGAAGGATTAGGCGAAGTTCAGGAAATGATTGACATCTGTGATTTTGCAGTGGGGCAATCGAGAATGCTTTACGGATTCACCATGCATTCCGAACGTCCGGATCATAAAATGATGGATCAGTACCATCCGCTGGGAATTGTGGGGGTAATTTCTGCTTTCAACTTTCCGGTAGCTGTTTGGGCATGGAACGCAATGCTGGCAGCGGTTTGCGGCGATGTGATTATCTGGAAACCCAGCTCGAAAGTGCCTCTGTGTGCTCTGGCTTGTCACAACATCATTCAAAAAGTACTAAAAGACAACAATGTACCCGAAGGTGTTTTCAACCTGATCGTTGCAAAATCATCAGTAATGGGTGATAATTTTATAGAAGATAAACGGGTTCCGTTAATTTCGGTTACCGGATCAACAGCCATAGGCAAACGGGTTGCCGAAAAAGTGGGGGCCCGTTTGGGAAGAACCATTGCCGAATTGGGTGGCAACAACGCAATAATCATGGCTCCTTCGGCCGATTTAGACATGGCCATTCCGGGAATTGTATTCGGATCGGTTGGTACTGCCGGACAGAGATGTACCTCTACCCGACGTCTGATTATCCACGAAAGTATTTACGAGGATGTGAAAACCCGTTTGCTGCATGCGTACAAACAGGTGGAAGGAAAAATTGGCAATCCGTTGGATGAAAAAACATTGGTTGGCCCTGTAATTGACAACAGTGCCGTAGAAGTATACAAACACGCCATTGCCGAAGTGAAAAAAGCAGGTGGTAAAATTGTTTACGGCGATAAAGTGCTGGATGGTAATTTTGTGGTTCCTACCTTCTGCGAGGTTGAAAATCACTGGCAAATTGTTCAGGATGAATCATTTGTTCCGGTTCTATACATCATGAAATACAAAACCCTCGACGAAGCCATTCATTTGCACAATGATGTGCCTCAAGGTTTATCCTCATCGATTTTCACCATGAACATGCGCGAAGCTCAAACCTTTATTTCTGCTATTGGAAGCGATTGTGGAATTGCCAATGTAAACATTGGAACATCAGGAGCTGAAATTGGCGGTGCTTTTGGCGGCGAAAAGGAAACCGGCG